One region of Rana temporaria chromosome 11, aRanTem1.1, whole genome shotgun sequence genomic DNA includes:
- the LOC120917469 gene encoding protein ALP1-like: MSTKNPTFFNNSFDELLGLLSSRLQRMDTYFRNSIPPVERLIITLRYLSTGQSLASLHYAFRVGKSTAIYIVRDTCSAIWEVLKDIVFKKPSAEEWSQISEVFWQRCNFPNCVGAIDGKHIRIVKPMGSGSQYFNYKKYFSFVLMAVADANYCFGYIDIGSYGSSTDSTIYGNLSFGHMLRTNSLDLPEYSPLPGTNGPPLPSVFVGDEAFALGEHLLRPYSGNNLTEQKSVFNHRLTRARRVVECAFGILANKWRVLHTPIVLNMQNAVCAVKAACALHNFIRQRDGFKFEDPVHENMERAHWTGVRGSRQSTHVRDQFASYFMSPAGQVPWQLDAIE; this comes from the exons ATGTCCACTAAAAACCCcactttttttaataacagctttgaTGAGTTATTGGGTTTACTCAGTAGTCGGTTGCAGCGAATGGACACATATTTCCGCAACAGTATACCCCCTGTGGAGCGACTAATCATCACACtgag gtaTCTATCAACCGGACAATCGCTAGCAAGCCTACACTATGCCTTTCGTGTAGGAAAATCGACTGCAATTTACATCGTCCGTGACACCTGCTCTGCTATTTGGGAAGTGTTGAAAGATATTGTATTTAAGAAACCTTCAGCAGAGGAATGGTCACAGATCTCAGAAGTTTTCTGGCAACGCTGCAACTTCCCCAATTGCGTTGGAGCGATAGATGGGAAACATATTCGGATCGTAAAGCCCATGGGTAGCGGAAGCCAgtattttaattacaaaaaatatttttcttttgttttaatgGCTGTGGCTGATGCTAATTACTGCTTCGGTTACATTGATATTGGGTCGTATGGCAGCAGCACTGACTCTACTATATATGGTAATTTGTCTTTTGGACACATGCTGCGTACCAATAGTCTGGACCTTCCAGAATACAGTCCACTCCCGGGCACAAATGGCCCTCCCCTACCCAGTGTTTTTGTGGGGGATGAGGCCTTTGCTCTGGGTGAGCATCTTCTACGGCCTTATTCGGGGAACAATCTAACTGAACAGAAGAGTGTGTTCAATCATCGGCTAACAAGAGCACGTCGAGTTGTCGAATGTGCTTTTGGTATTTTGGCAAACAAATGGCGGGTCCTACACACTCCCATTGTTCTAAATATGCAAAATGCAGTCTGTGCTGTTAAAGCTGCATGTGCCTTGCATAACTTCATAAGGCAGCGGGATGGATTTAAGTTTGAGGACCCAGTGCATGAGAACATGGAAAGAGCTCATTGGACTGGTGTTCGTGGAAGCAGACAAAGTACACATGTCAGGGATCAATTTGCGTCATACTTTATGTCTCCAGCAGGACAGGTCCCATGGCAGCTTGATGCAATTGAATAA